A genomic window from Lycium barbarum isolate Lr01 chromosome 4, ASM1917538v2, whole genome shotgun sequence includes:
- the LOC132635297 gene encoding protein ABCI7, chloroplastic-like encodes MPLSALSPTFSTNPSASLTSISPYLSKFTTTTKTRRISKKIGVFTPKFSPISALSDPYVLQIAETLEDSVPSTSSPPLQKLRDNSSNTLLSTPWPSRKDEPFRFTDTSFLKNSTIQPTPPPKNQSLSPKNESLDTLLPTLSIIDGYITGSLNQLTDFPNGVYIGSLLSVDSEAILKRVSEYEFSFKGDLFYSLNGVGTPDVVLVYVPEGCKVENPLLLRYISVEGSEKESKSLPFSNPRVLVLVEKGGEISLVEEYVGGDKDQCYWTNSVMEVVVGEGAKVNHSYIQNQSFNAAHIKWTWVQQESNSTYEHIEVSTGGKLSRHNIHIQQVGPDTVTELSTFHMCVSDQTQDLHSRLVLDHPRGVSQQIHKCIVAHSSGQAVFDGNVQVNRYAQQTDAGQLTRSLLLEPRATVNVKPNLQIIADDVKCSHGAAISDLEEDQLFYFRARGIDAETARKALIFSFAAEVVDRFPNASIRKRVETHIRELLDPSCL; translated from the exons ATGCCACTTTCTGCTCTTTCACCAACCTTCTCTACAAACCCATCTGCATCATTAACTTCTATATCACCATATCTCTCAAAATTCactacaacaacaaaaacaagaaGAATCAGCAAAAAAATTGGAGTCTTTACACCTAAATTCAGTCCAATTTCAGCTCTTTCTGATCCATATGTACTGCAAATAGCTGAAACCTTAGAAGATTCAGTACCTTCTACTTCTTCTCCACCACTTCAAAAATTAAGAGATAATTCCTCAAATACCCTTCTCTCAACTCCTTGGCCTTCAAGAAAAGATGAACCTTTTCGATTCACAGACACTTCTTTTCTCAAGAATTCAACAATTCAACCCACCCCACCACCAAAAAATCAATCTTTAAGTCCAAAAAATGAATCTTTAGATACCCTTTTGCCCACTCTTTCAATTATTGATGGTTATATAACAGGTTCTTTAAACCAATTAACTGATTTTCCAAATGGGGTTTATATTGGGAGTCTTTTAAGTGTTGATTCTGAGGCTATATTAAAAAGGGTGTCTGAATATGAGTTTAGTTTTAAAGGGGATTTGTTTTATTCACTTAATGGTGTAGGTACACCTGATGTAGTATTAGTTTATGTGCCAGAAGGCTGTAAAGTTGAGAATCCATTGCTATTGAGGTACATTTCGGTTGAAGGTAGTGAAAAAGAGTCGAAAAGTTTGCCTTTTTCGAATCCGAGGGTGTTGGTGTTGGTGGAGAAAGGAGGTGAGATTAGTCTAGTTGAAGAGTATGTAGGTGGAGATAAGGATCAATGTTATTGGACGAATTCGGTTATGGAAGTTGTTGTCGGGGAAGGAGCAAAAGTGAATCATTCTTATATACAAAATCAATCATTCAATGCTGCACATATCAAGTGGACTTGGGTTCAACAG GAATCAAATAGCACATACGAGCATATAGAAGTAAGCACTGGTGGAAAGTTGAGCAGACACAATATTCACATCCAGCAAGTTGGTCCAGACACGGTTACTGAGTTATCGACATTTCATATGTGTGTCTCTGATCAAACACAAGACCTACACAGTAGATTAGTCCTTGATCACCCGCGGGGTGTCTCTCAGCAGATCCATAAGTGCATTGTGGCTCATTCGTCTGGTCAGGCTGTTTTTGATGGAAATGTTCAAGTCAACAG ATATGCGCAGCAGACAGATGCAGGACAGCTTACACGGAGCCTCCTTTTAGAGCCTCGAGCAACTGTGAATGTCAAACCTAATCTCCAAATCATTGCTGACGATGTGAAGTGCTCCCACGGTGCTGCAATCAGTGACCTCGAGGAAGACCAACTGTTTTACTTCAGGGCACGGGGTATTGATGCTGAAACTGCCAGAAAAGCTTTGATCTTTTCGTTTGCAGCTGAAGTAGTAGACCGTTTCCCAAATGCCTCGATTAGGAAGAGAGTTGAAACTCATATTAGAGAACTGCTAGATCCCTCATGCCTTTAA